In Blastopirellula sp. J2-11, a single genomic region encodes these proteins:
- a CDS encoding glutaredoxin family protein → MTSHHTRLYTRPGCHLCEDAEQILIQHGLAPELVNIDDSPELTQKYGCCIPVVEIDGKVRFRGRIHEMLLRRLLAAVEA, encoded by the coding sequence ATGACTTCTCACCACACTCGATTGTATACACGTCCTGGTTGCCATTTGTGCGAAGACGCCGAACAAATTTTGATCCAACACGGTCTCGCTCCCGAGTTGGTCAACATCGACGACTCGCCGGAACTCACCCAAAAGTACGGTTGCTGCATCCCGGTTGTCGAAATTGACGGCAAGGTTCGGTTTCGCGGACGAATCCACGAAATGCTCCTCCGTCGATTGCTGGCGGCGGTCGAAGCGTAG
- a CDS encoding serine/threonine protein kinase, with protein sequence MSNVTSERFIELAGRSQLIHPTQFENAVAELRAENGGQLPEDVEKVADYFVTKNYITTWHREKILQGKYKGFFLSKYKLLGHLGTGGMSSVYLGEHTVMQRKVAIKVLPRNRVKDSSYLGRFHLEAQAAAQLDHPNIVRAFDVDNEGDTHYIVMEYVPGCDLQILVRENGPLEIETAAEYIAQAAEALEHAHQRGLIHRDIKPANLLLDTSGVVKVLDMGLARFTRDDATSLTLANQESVLGTADYLSPEQAVNSHKVDGRADLYSLGCSLYFLLAGHPPFPEGSLAQRIAKHQTIAPEKIRKVRPNCPASLAKICEKLMMKKPEQRYQSAKEVGEVLRNWLQQRSNGAEEELTAVADEMELRQLRNEEGKSSVITPPSMPRVAELLEDGGESNSGILNSETVRGQRVETDAGLSSAGRSRSLPVARPLDDDLISSMSDPGASGVLDIAFTDPLASGGDNTGSRTLISRETLQLRMQQKEADREKKKSRQVGRNQGGVSFNIAGIPAFIWIAIGLLFLLIGVLLVLMMQKIETESTPQKSRKAGFETSRMETPNVPSCLPEKGVA encoded by the coding sequence ATGAGTAACGTCACTTCCGAAAGATTTATCGAACTTGCAGGGCGATCACAGCTGATCCACCCTACGCAATTTGAAAACGCCGTGGCCGAATTGCGCGCCGAGAACGGTGGTCAGTTGCCGGAAGATGTCGAGAAAGTCGCCGATTACTTTGTCACCAAGAACTACATCACCACTTGGCATCGCGAAAAAATCCTGCAAGGCAAATACAAGGGATTTTTTCTCTCCAAATACAAGCTGCTAGGTCATTTAGGGACCGGCGGCATGAGCAGCGTCTATCTGGGCGAACATACGGTGATGCAGCGGAAGGTCGCGATCAAAGTGCTGCCGCGCAACCGGGTGAAGGACTCGTCTTATCTGGGGCGTTTCCATCTTGAAGCGCAGGCGGCCGCTCAACTGGACCATCCGAACATCGTTCGCGCCTTCGACGTCGACAACGAAGGGGACACGCATTACATCGTGATGGAGTATGTTCCTGGCTGTGATTTGCAGATTTTGGTCCGGGAAAATGGCCCGCTCGAAATCGAAACAGCGGCGGAATACATCGCCCAAGCGGCCGAGGCGCTCGAACATGCCCATCAGAGGGGGCTCATCCATCGCGATATCAAACCAGCGAACTTACTGCTCGATACCAGCGGCGTGGTTAAAGTGCTCGACATGGGATTGGCCCGGTTTACGCGGGACGATGCGACCTCGCTGACGCTGGCCAATCAAGAGAGCGTGCTGGGAACGGCGGACTACCTTTCGCCTGAGCAGGCGGTCAACAGCCACAAAGTGGACGGTCGCGCCGATCTCTATAGTCTCGGCTGTTCGCTCTATTTCCTGTTGGCAGGACACCCTCCGTTCCCCGAAGGAAGCCTGGCGCAGCGGATCGCGAAGCATCAAACGATCGCACCCGAAAAAATTCGGAAGGTGCGACCGAATTGCCCTGCTTCGCTGGCGAAGATCTGCGAAAAGCTGATGATGAAAAAGCCGGAGCAACGGTATCAGTCGGCCAAAGAAGTGGGCGAAGTGCTCCGCAACTGGCTCCAGCAGCGAAGCAACGGCGCCGAAGAAGAGTTGACCGCCGTCGCCGACGAAATGGAACTGCGGCAACTTCGTAACGAAGAAGGAAAATCGAGCGTCATTACCCCGCCTTCGATGCCGCGGGTCGCTGAATTGTTAGAAGACGGCGGGGAGAGCAACTCCGGAATCTTGAACTCCGAAACCGTACGTGGGCAGCGGGTTGAGACCGATGCCGGACTTTCCAGCGCCGGCAGAAGCAGGTCATTGCCGGTCGCTCGCCCCTTGGACGACGATCTGATTTCTTCGATGTCCGATCCCGGGGCTAGTGGAGTTTTGGATATTGCTTTTACCGATCCGTTGGCTTCTGGCGGCGACAACACCGGTAGTCGAACTTTGATTTCTCGCGAAACGTTGCAGCTTCGCATGCAGCAGAAAGAAGCGGATCGCGAGAAAAAGAAGTCACGCCAAGTCGGACGAAACCAAGGGGGCGTCAGCTTCAACATCGCAGGCATACCGGCATTTATTTGGATTGCGATCGGACTCTTGTTTCTCCTGATCGGCGTACTGCTTGTCCTGATGATGCAAAAGATCGAAACCGAGTCGACGCCGCAAAAGTCGCGCAAAGCAGGATTTGAGACGTCCAGGATGGAGACTCCCAACGTTCCAAGCTGCCTCCCCGAGAAGGGTGTTGCGTAG
- a CDS encoding TIGR04282 family arsenosugar biosynthesis glycosyltransferase, producing MEVLGMFAKHWRAGEVKTRLGAAIGLPAAAAVHHQFVRSAVKRFQSLGDRRVLAYAPADAEQSFATVVGDAWQLQSQSSGSLGDRISHFFTTAMAGGATKALLIGSDSPNLPTAYLQQAFSQLERCDVVLGPAEDGGYCAIGMNSPCEQLFTDISWSTSDVLTQTLARCHALGLRPLQTPTWYDVDTWDDLQRLQADLSHDDADLDLRQLRTELSKILADCPPL from the coding sequence ATGGAAGTTCTCGGAATGTTCGCCAAGCATTGGCGAGCCGGCGAAGTAAAGACCCGGCTTGGCGCTGCCATCGGCTTGCCGGCCGCCGCCGCAGTTCATCATCAGTTTGTGCGTTCGGCCGTCAAGCGATTTCAGTCGCTCGGTGATCGGCGCGTGCTCGCCTATGCTCCCGCTGACGCGGAGCAGTCGTTTGCGACAGTGGTCGGCGACGCTTGGCAGTTGCAGTCGCAGTCGTCCGGTTCGCTAGGAGACAGGATCTCCCACTTTTTCACTACCGCGATGGCCGGCGGTGCGACGAAAGCCCTGTTAATCGGGTCCGATAGTCCCAATCTGCCAACCGCTTACCTCCAGCAAGCCTTCAGCCAACTGGAACGATGTGATGTCGTGCTCGGCCCGGCCGAAGATGGCGGGTATTGCGCAATCGGAATGAATTCTCCCTGCGAGCAGCTTTTCACCGATATCTCTTGGAGCACTTCCGACGTCCTGACCCAGACATTAGCCCGCTGTCACGCGCTCGGCCTGCGACCTCTGCAGACGCCAACTTGGTACGATGTCGATACCTGGGATGACTTGCAACGCCTGCAGGCCGATTTGTCGCATGACGACGCTGATCTTGATTTGCGTCAATTGCGTACTGAACTTTCTAAGATACTCGCCGATTGTCCACCGCTGTGA
- the thiO gene encoding glycine oxidase ThiO, whose amino-acid sequence MNSDSPRTLSSSPSADCLIIGGGVIGLSLAYELATHGMSVTLLEQASVGKAASWAGAGLLPPATVGQAVEPQEQLRALSHQLHAEWSIRLREETGIDNQLERCGGYYIARKAGEAAALATTMSQWIEEGIAVERISSDELHRRLPPLATAVQARAAYHLPDEAILRNPRHLQALHQACQQRGVVFQETTAAIEFQLQQDRVAALVTNHGPFTADRYCIAAGAWSQRLTDSLLAQVGFSHAAKTPEIEPIRGQMLLLNGGTRFLPTPLNEGPRYLVPRQDGLVLVGSTVEEAGFDCSTTEEIACELRDFACELVPRLQDAVVEQTWAGLRPASIDGIPYIGAMPGIANAYVAAGHFRSGLHLSPATAVLLGRMIRGVDVDFDLSPFRVDRS is encoded by the coding sequence GTGAACTCTGATTCTCCCCGTACGCTCTCTTCCTCCCCCAGCGCCGATTGCCTGATCATCGGGGGAGGCGTCATCGGACTTTCGCTCGCCTACGAACTGGCGACGCACGGAATGTCGGTAACGTTGCTCGAACAAGCTTCGGTCGGCAAAGCCGCCTCTTGGGCAGGCGCCGGATTATTGCCTCCAGCGACGGTCGGCCAAGCGGTCGAACCGCAAGAGCAACTGCGAGCTCTCAGTCATCAATTGCACGCCGAGTGGTCGATCCGCCTGCGTGAGGAGACCGGCATCGACAACCAGCTAGAACGGTGTGGAGGCTACTATATTGCGCGCAAAGCTGGAGAAGCCGCCGCGCTGGCGACCACGATGAGCCAATGGATCGAGGAAGGGATCGCCGTCGAGCGGATTTCCTCGGACGAACTTCATCGTCGCTTGCCGCCGTTGGCGACCGCTGTCCAAGCTCGCGCCGCCTATCATCTTCCGGACGAAGCGATCCTGCGAAATCCCCGGCACCTGCAAGCGCTTCATCAGGCATGCCAGCAACGGGGGGTCGTGTTCCAAGAGACGACCGCAGCGATCGAGTTTCAGCTCCAGCAGGATCGCGTCGCCGCGCTGGTCACCAATCATGGACCGTTCACCGCCGATCGGTACTGCATCGCCGCTGGAGCCTGGTCGCAACGCTTAACGGATTCACTGTTGGCGCAGGTCGGGTTTTCGCACGCAGCGAAAACACCTGAGATCGAGCCGATCCGGGGACAGATGTTGCTGCTCAACGGAGGGACGCGTTTCTTACCAACGCCGCTCAACGAAGGGCCTCGCTATTTGGTTCCTCGGCAAGATGGCCTGGTTCTGGTCGGCTCGACGGTCGAAGAAGCAGGATTCGACTGCTCAACGACGGAGGAGATCGCCTGCGAACTGCGCGACTTCGCCTGCGAGTTGGTTCCGCGCTTGCAAGACGCCGTCGTCGAGCAAACCTGGGCCGGGCTGCGGCCGGCGAGTATTGACGGGATACCTTATATAGGCGCGATGCCGGGGATCGCGAACGCCTACGTCGCCGCAGGTCATTTTCGCAGCGGCTTGCATCTTTCTCCTGCGACCGCCGTGCTGCTAGGTCGCATGATCCGTGGTGTCGACGTCGATTTTGATTTGTCGCCGTTCCGCGTCGATCGCAGCTGA